Part of the Candidatus Saccharimonadia bacterium genome is shown below.
ACCAGTTGGCGGGCGGTGGCTTGGCCGGTGACCAAGAGACGGCCGGGCTTGCCGGCGTGGTTGATTTTATCGATGTCTTCGTCGGCTACGTCATTAAAGCTAGTGGCGCTCACATAGCTGCAGAGGAGTGCCACCACGGCCACGGCGTGCCTCCATGTGAGCACCTCCAGACCATGGTGGTAGGCCAGGGCAATTGCCATAAACAGCACGAGCATCACGGCTACGCGATACCGCAAAAGCGACCAAAAGATCGACAGATACTTCATTTGCTTCCGGAAGGAAGAAAGGTTTTGAATGGCCAGATGGTGACCAATGCTGACATAAATATCACCCAGACAACATGGTACATAAGTATTAGGCTTAAGCAGAGCCAAAATACCGCGGCTAAGGTTGCTCCACGCGCGAGTGGTGACGGCGCATTGCGACCTAGCGAGCGGAATGACAGGGCAGCGAGAGATCCCGCGACCAAGAGCACGAGCGTAATGAGCAGAGCGTAGGGGCCCAATTTCCCAATGTAGTCGAAGAGCGGCCCAGCGACCATAACCAAGGGGAGAACGAGGTACTGCCAGCCGATCAGGGCAAAAATTGCGACGAGAGATAGGGCAACCAGCCATTTGAAGCCCGCAGAGAAGCGCTTTGCTCGATTTGAGGGCGTGGTGCTGGTGTTGAAGATGGCAATGAGGCTAAAAACTAAGACATAGAGTATTCCGGACGCCGCGGCGGCCCACAGGAACCCGCTGGTGTCATTGTTGATGACTGGTCCGAAGCCGTTTTCGACAAAGGGATTTGCGGCATTAGAGGTGTAGAGCCCAAGAGGCGCCAAAACAAACTTTACGACGATGATGGCGACGTTGAATCCCAGGACGGTGTACCAAGTGGCGCGCGGTAAATTGAGCCCCGCCCGCATGGCGACGGCCATGATGAGACCCACGCCGGCGGTTACGGCCAGGCCGAAACCGAGCAATAATCCAAGAGGCGGCGGCTGCAACGAGCCCGACTGGCCGACAGAGGTGCCGAACAGGCCGGGCAGGCTTGCGGCAACGACCGACAGGGTGACGGAGACGATGGCCAATGCCGCTGTGGTGCTGGCCGATAGCTTAAAACGGCTCAATGGTAGGGATGGCATGGGGCCATAATAATGGTATTGGCCCGTCCGGGCTAGAGGTGATTACGCGGCGGCGGGTTCGCCGGAGACGACGGGGGCTACGTCCTGGGGATCGACGCCGGGCTTGCGGGGATCGTCGGGCTTGGGAGCGCCGGGGCGGGGGCCGATGAGGCTGTTGAAGTCGTCGCGGTCGATGACCTCGTCTTTGACGAGCTTGGCAGCGATTTTGTCGACCTTGTCGCGGTTGGCGTTGATGACCTCGCCGGCGCGGGCGGCGGCTTCGTCGATGAGCTGGGCAACCTCGCCGTCGATGACAGAGGCGACCTGCTCGGAATAGTTTTTGCCTTCGGAGAAGTCGCGGCCCAGGAAGATGGCGTCGGATTGGGAGCCGAAGACGCGGTTGGGGAGCTTATCGCTCATGCCGTTGTCCATGATCATGTGGCGGGCGAGTTGGGTGGCTTTTTGGAGGTCGTTGCTGGCGCCGTTGGTGATGTCGCCAAAGATGATACTCTCGGACATGCGGCCGCCGAGCATGACGGCCAGGTCGTCTTTGTAATCGGCTATGGACGTGAGGTGGCGGTCTTCATCGGGCAGCTGCCAGGTGAAGCCACCGGCGCGGCCGCGGGAGATGATGGAGACTTTGTTGACGGGGTGAGCGTTGGGCAGCATATGCGCCACAATGGCGTGGCCGGCTTCGTGATAGGCGGTGATTTCTTTTTCCTTGACGTTCATGACGTGGGTTTTGCGCTCGGGGCCCATGAGGACTTTCTCGACGCTGGCGTTGAGATTTTTTTGATTTATTTTCTTCTGATCGAGGCGGGCGGCCAGAATGGCGGCCTCGTTCATGAGATTTTCGAGGTCGGCGCCGGAGAAGCCGGGGGTTTTCTTGGCAATTTCTTCGAGGTCAATGTTTTTTTCGAGCGGCTTGCCCACGGAATGAACCTCGAGGATGGCAACGCGGCTCTTGAGATCCGGCGGATCGAGGGTGACGCGCCGGTCGAAGCGGCCGGGGCGCAGGAGGGCAGGGTCGAGCACGTCGGGGCGGTTGGTGGCGGCCATCACGATGACATTGGTGCCTTGCTCGAAACCGTCCATTTCGACCAGGATTTGATTGAGGGTTTGCTCGCGCTCGTCGTGTCCCCCGCCCATACCGGTGCCGCGCTGGCGGCCGACGGCGTCGATTTCATCAATGAAGATGATGCAGGGGGCGTTTTTCTTGGCTTTCATGAAGAGGTCGCGCACGCGTGAGGCGCCCACGCCCACGAACATTTCCACGAAATCTGATCCGGCGATGGAGAAAAACGGTACGCCGGCCTCCCCTGCTACCGCGCGGGCCAGGAGGGTTTTACCGGTTCCGGGAGGGCCAAACAGCAGCACGCCCTTGGGAATTTTGGCGCCCAGGGCTTCAAATTTGGCCGGGTATTTCAGGAATTCAACAATTTCAGTGAGCTCTTGTTTGGCTTCGTCGGCGCCGGCGACCTCTTTGAACGTGACCTTCTTCTTGTCGGAGCCATACAGCTTGGCGCGGGATTTGCCAAAGTTCATGGCCTGGTTC
Proteins encoded:
- the ftsH gene encoding ATP-dependent zinc metalloprotease FtsH, which produces MKKNTRSFLFLVGAILVAAVLVVVSLPAVRTENVSLSQLVDEAKGGQVDSIEVDGNKLTATLKDPTAPKQVTNKESSATLKDYGIDTTKVTTRVKGSDSGTGSIWFQLLITVGPIALIIAFFYFMMRQAQGQGNQAMNFGKSRAKLYGSDKKKVTFKEVAGADEAKQELTEIVEFLKYPAKFEALGAKIPKGVLLFGPPGTGKTLLARAVAGEAGVPFFSIAGSDFVEMFVGVGASRVRDLFMKAKKNAPCIIFIDEIDAVGRQRGTGMGGGHDEREQTLNQILVEMDGFEQGTNVIVMAATNRPDVLDPALLRPGRFDRRVTLDPPDLKSRVAILEVHSVGKPLEKNIDLEEIAKKTPGFSGADLENLMNEAAILAARLDQKKINQKNLNASVEKVLMGPERKTHVMNVKEKEITAYHEAGHAIVAHMLPNAHPVNKVSIISRGRAGGFTWQLPDEDRHLTSIADYKDDLAVMLGGRMSESIIFGDITNGASNDLQKATQLARHMIMDNGMSDKLPNRVFGSQSDAIFLGRDFSEGKNYSEQVASVIDGEVAQLIDEAAARAGEVINANRDKVDKIAAKLVKDEVIDRDDFNSLIGPRPGAPKPDDPRKPGVDPQDVAPVVSGEPAAA